The following coding sequences are from one Rutidosis leptorrhynchoides isolate AG116_Rl617_1_P2 chromosome 11, CSIRO_AGI_Rlap_v1, whole genome shotgun sequence window:
- the LOC139874850 gene encoding uncharacterized protein → MAAVVFVLKLWRHYLYDTHCVICTDHKSLQYIFLQKEMNMRQRRWQELIKDYDCEIRYHPGKANIVADALSHKKSADTVKFMRIEIMSDLVDRLKITQLEALQEEHLKSELMVKRRVELMNESRGLKTYRERVWVPLLGGLRDLILNEAHKSRLSMHPGSTKMYHDLKVLYWWPTMKANIA, encoded by the coding sequence atggctgcagtagtgtttgtgtTAAAGTtgtggaggcattatctttatGATACACATTGTGTTATCTGCACTGATCATAAAAGTTTACAGTATATCTTTTTACAGAAAGAGATGaacatgcgtcagagacggtggcaagaattAATTAAGGATTACGACTGTGAGAtcagatatcatcctggcaaggcaaacatcgtggctgatgcgttaagtcatAAGAAATCCGCTGACACTGTAAAGTTTATGCGAATTGAGATTATGTCTGATTTAGTGGATCGACTAAAGATAACTCAACTCGAAGCATTACAAGAAGAACATTTGAAATCTGAGTTAATGGTGAAAAGAAGAGTAGAATTGATGAATGAATCTCGAGGATTAAAGACTTATCGTGAACGAGTTTGGGTGCCGTTACTTGGTGGATTGAGAGATCTAATTttaaatgaagcacataaatcgagattatctatGCATCCCGGTAGtacaaaaatgtaccatgatctgaaAGTGTTGTATTGGTGGCCAACTATGAAAGCAAACATCGCGTAA